The following are from one region of the Anabas testudineus chromosome 2, fAnaTes1.2, whole genome shotgun sequence genome:
- the LOC113163798 gene encoding cystathionine beta-synthase-like isoform X2: protein MPSVPSSKEPVMGPVCPHSAKMHNRTNGEGKLREGSFPLIAVDKATAGDREEANGPIQINTKSTSPERKWIRPDLPSRCTWSLEASKADSPHTQVPRTPPSTVLPNILHKIGDTPMVRISKIPKAFGLKCEILAKCEFFNAGGSVKDRISLRMVEDAERAGVLKPGDTIIEPTSGNTGIGLALAAAVKGYRCIIVMPEKMSMEKVDVLRALGAEIVRTPTSARFDSPESHVGVAWRLKNEIPNSHILDQYRNPSNPLAHYDTTAEEILEQCDGKLDMLVAGAGTGGTITGIARKLKEKCPNIKIVGVDPEGSILAEPEELNKTDKTQYEVEGIGYDFIPTVLDRSVVDTWYKSNDEESFNMSRMLIKEEGLLCGGSSGTAMAAAVHAAKELKEGQRCVVILPDSIRNYMSKFLSDKWMVEKGFLREEDLMVTKPWWWNLKLQGLNLSAPLTVLPTVSCQKTIKILKEKGFDQAPVVDEAGLILGMVTLGNMLASILAGKIKLSDPVSKVLYKQFKQIRLTDNLGKLSRILEIDHFALVVHEQIQYLTDGTPSLKQMVFGVVTAVDLLNFVTVRERRERSMSESCDEM from the exons ATGCCATCAGTTCCCTCATCCAAGGAGCCTGTGATGGGCCCTGTGTGCCCTCACTCTGCCAAGATGCACAACCGCACAAACGGAGAAGGAAAACTCAGGGAGGGTTCGTTCCCACTGATCGCGGTTGACAAAGCGACAGcgggggacagagaggaggcgAATGGACCCATTCAGATCAACACAAAGAGCACTTCTCCTGAGAGGAAGTGGATTCGGCCTGACCTTCCCAGCCGCTGCACATGGAGCCTGGAAGCCTCAAAAGCCGACTCTCCCCACACACAAGTTCCAAG AACACCTCCTTCAACTGTTCTTCCAAACATCCTGCACAAAATTGGCGACACACCTATGGTTCGAATCAGCAAGATCCCCAAAGCGTTTGGactcaaatgtgaaatat tggCCAAGTGTGAGTTCTTCAATGCTGGCGGCAGTGTCAAAGACAGGATCAGCCTCCGGATGGTGGAGGATGCTGAGAGAGCCGGAGTCCTCAAGCCTGGAGACACCATCATAGAGCCCACCTCTGGAAACACTG GTATTGGACTGgctctggctgcagctgtgaAAGGCTACCGCTGCATTATAGTGATGCCGGAGAAAATGAGCATGGAGAAG gtGGACGTCTTGCGAGCTCTTGGAGCTGAGATTGTTCGCACCCCCACGAGTGCTCGTTTTGATTCACCAGAGTCTCACGTGGGTGTAGCATGGCGCCTCAAGAACGAGATCCCCAACTCGCACATCCTGGATCAGTACCGGAACCCCAGCAATCCATTGGCTCACTATGACACCACAGCTGAAGAGATCCTGGAGCAGTGTGATG GTAAACTGGACATGCTAGTTGCAGGCGCGGGTACTGGGGGGACCATCACAGGTATCGCCCGCAAACTGAAGGAAAAATGCCCCAACATCAAA ATTGTTGGTGTTGACCCAGAAGGCTCCATCCTGGCTGAGCCTGAGGAGCTTAACAAGACTGATAAGACCCAGTATGAGGTGGAGGGCATCGGGTACGACTTCATCCCCACTGTGCTCGACAGATCG gtggTCGACACCTGGTACAAATCTAATGATGAGGAGTCCTTCAACATGTCTCGAATGTTGATCAAAGAGGAAGGCCTGCTGTGCG GAGGAAGTTCTGGGACGGCCATGGCAGCAGCGGTTCATGCTGCCAAAGAGCTGAAGGAGGGCCAGCGCTGTGTGGTCATCCTGCCCGACTCCATCCGCAACTACAT GTCCAAGTTCCTTAGTGACAAGTGGATGGTGGAGAAGGGCTTCCTGAGGGAGGAAGACCTTATGGTGACGAAACCCTG GTGGTGGAACCTGAAGCTTCAGGGTTTGAACCTGTCGGCCCCTCTCACTGTCCTGCCAACTGTCAGCTGTCAGAAGACCATTAAGATCCTCAAGGAGAAGGGCTTTGACCAGGCGCCTGTTGTGGATGAGGCTGG GTTAATCCTGGGCATGGTGACTTTGGGGAACATGTTGGCCTCGATCCTGGCAGGGAAAATCAAGCTGTCCGACCCCGTGAGCAAAGTGCTCTACAAGCAGTTCAAACAG ATTCGTCTGACTGATAACTTGGGAAAGTTATCTCGCATTCTAGAGATTGACCACTTTGCCCTGGTGGTACATGAACAGATCCAGT ACTTGACAGACGGCACTCCCAGTCTGAAGCAGATGGTTTTCGGGGTGGTAACAGCCGTCGACCTGCTCAACTTCGTCACAGTacgggagaggagagagagatccATGTCAGAGTCCTGTGATGAGATGTGA
- the LOC113163798 gene encoding cystathionine beta-synthase-like isoform X1 — protein MMQYFQAMPSVPSSKEPVMGPVCPHSAKMHNRTNGEGKLREGSFPLIAVDKATAGDREEANGPIQINTKSTSPERKWIRPDLPSRCTWSLEASKADSPHTQVPRTPPSTVLPNILHKIGDTPMVRISKIPKAFGLKCEILAKCEFFNAGGSVKDRISLRMVEDAERAGVLKPGDTIIEPTSGNTGIGLALAAAVKGYRCIIVMPEKMSMEKVDVLRALGAEIVRTPTSARFDSPESHVGVAWRLKNEIPNSHILDQYRNPSNPLAHYDTTAEEILEQCDGKLDMLVAGAGTGGTITGIARKLKEKCPNIKIVGVDPEGSILAEPEELNKTDKTQYEVEGIGYDFIPTVLDRSVVDTWYKSNDEESFNMSRMLIKEEGLLCGGSSGTAMAAAVHAAKELKEGQRCVVILPDSIRNYMSKFLSDKWMVEKGFLREEDLMVTKPWWWNLKLQGLNLSAPLTVLPTVSCQKTIKILKEKGFDQAPVVDEAGLILGMVTLGNMLASILAGKIKLSDPVSKVLYKQFKQIRLTDNLGKLSRILEIDHFALVVHEQIQYLTDGTPSLKQMVFGVVTAVDLLNFVTVRERRERSMSESCDEM, from the exons ATGATGCAATATT TTCAAGCCATGCCATCAGTTCCCTCATCCAAGGAGCCTGTGATGGGCCCTGTGTGCCCTCACTCTGCCAAGATGCACAACCGCACAAACGGAGAAGGAAAACTCAGGGAGGGTTCGTTCCCACTGATCGCGGTTGACAAAGCGACAGcgggggacagagaggaggcgAATGGACCCATTCAGATCAACACAAAGAGCACTTCTCCTGAGAGGAAGTGGATTCGGCCTGACCTTCCCAGCCGCTGCACATGGAGCCTGGAAGCCTCAAAAGCCGACTCTCCCCACACACAAGTTCCAAG AACACCTCCTTCAACTGTTCTTCCAAACATCCTGCACAAAATTGGCGACACACCTATGGTTCGAATCAGCAAGATCCCCAAAGCGTTTGGactcaaatgtgaaatat tggCCAAGTGTGAGTTCTTCAATGCTGGCGGCAGTGTCAAAGACAGGATCAGCCTCCGGATGGTGGAGGATGCTGAGAGAGCCGGAGTCCTCAAGCCTGGAGACACCATCATAGAGCCCACCTCTGGAAACACTG GTATTGGACTGgctctggctgcagctgtgaAAGGCTACCGCTGCATTATAGTGATGCCGGAGAAAATGAGCATGGAGAAG gtGGACGTCTTGCGAGCTCTTGGAGCTGAGATTGTTCGCACCCCCACGAGTGCTCGTTTTGATTCACCAGAGTCTCACGTGGGTGTAGCATGGCGCCTCAAGAACGAGATCCCCAACTCGCACATCCTGGATCAGTACCGGAACCCCAGCAATCCATTGGCTCACTATGACACCACAGCTGAAGAGATCCTGGAGCAGTGTGATG GTAAACTGGACATGCTAGTTGCAGGCGCGGGTACTGGGGGGACCATCACAGGTATCGCCCGCAAACTGAAGGAAAAATGCCCCAACATCAAA ATTGTTGGTGTTGACCCAGAAGGCTCCATCCTGGCTGAGCCTGAGGAGCTTAACAAGACTGATAAGACCCAGTATGAGGTGGAGGGCATCGGGTACGACTTCATCCCCACTGTGCTCGACAGATCG gtggTCGACACCTGGTACAAATCTAATGATGAGGAGTCCTTCAACATGTCTCGAATGTTGATCAAAGAGGAAGGCCTGCTGTGCG GAGGAAGTTCTGGGACGGCCATGGCAGCAGCGGTTCATGCTGCCAAAGAGCTGAAGGAGGGCCAGCGCTGTGTGGTCATCCTGCCCGACTCCATCCGCAACTACAT GTCCAAGTTCCTTAGTGACAAGTGGATGGTGGAGAAGGGCTTCCTGAGGGAGGAAGACCTTATGGTGACGAAACCCTG GTGGTGGAACCTGAAGCTTCAGGGTTTGAACCTGTCGGCCCCTCTCACTGTCCTGCCAACTGTCAGCTGTCAGAAGACCATTAAGATCCTCAAGGAGAAGGGCTTTGACCAGGCGCCTGTTGTGGATGAGGCTGG GTTAATCCTGGGCATGGTGACTTTGGGGAACATGTTGGCCTCGATCCTGGCAGGGAAAATCAAGCTGTCCGACCCCGTGAGCAAAGTGCTCTACAAGCAGTTCAAACAG ATTCGTCTGACTGATAACTTGGGAAAGTTATCTCGCATTCTAGAGATTGACCACTTTGCCCTGGTGGTACATGAACAGATCCAGT ACTTGACAGACGGCACTCCCAGTCTGAAGCAGATGGTTTTCGGGGTGGTAACAGCCGTCGACCTGCTCAACTTCGTCACAGTacgggagaggagagagagatccATGTCAGAGTCCTGTGATGAGATGTGA